A region of the Chryseobacterium cucumeris genome:
CTAAGTGACGAGGAAGACGAGGTGAAGGTAGTGGATTATCTTAAAGAAAAATCTGACTTTTTTGATATTGAAAGAAAAGAAACTGCCGACGGCTATATTATTTCTACCAATAAATTATATTCTTTATCCGTAGATGATCTGCCCCTTATTTCTAAAACTGTTTTCAAAACGGACGATCCTGAAAACTTTATCTGCTCACAGGTCATCGATAACGAAACCCACCAACCACACCTTGAAAGAACCATAAAATGCTGGTATACGAATGACGAAAACGGTGAAAAATATGCAGCCATAGAATGCAGCTATCAGGAAGACGGAAAACTGGAACTGGCTGTAGATAAAACACCCGACCCGGACAATGAAGAAAACTGGATCCATTATGATTATGATACTTTCGAAGATCTTCAGGCACAGATCCCTACTGACATCAGCTATTACAAAACAGCTGCCTTACTTCCCAAACAAGCCTATCAGCAATAATCTTATATTCTTTAACACACCACATCCCCAGTTATTAAATGGAAGATCTCAATTTTTCAGATGCAAGAATTGAAGCCTGAATAAAGATCTTAAAAAATAATAAAGACTGTTTTCGATTGGAAGCAGTCTTTCTCTTTTCTGCAACAAAAACCAGTATCAGAATCATTTCCAAAATAGCTTTAAAACTTTGTTCCATTTTATTATATTTGTAGAAAGGCACAAATATAAAAGTCGTTATGGAAAAGCTAAAAAATCTAAGAAAGCAAAGAGGCTACACACAAGAATATATGTCTAAAATAATATCTACAGATGTCTCCAATTATTCCCGAAAAGAGAATGATGAAGTAAGGATATATGATGATGAATGGGAAAAGCTTGCTAAAGCACTTGATGTTCCTGTAGAAGAAATAAAGGAAGAAAAACCATCACGAGTTGTCAATAATGATAATTTAACTTTCAACGACCAATCTGCAAACAATAATTTTAATCAATATTACAACATTCCTAATTCTATTGTGGAAAATTTGCAGAGCTATATTAAAGTTTTAGAAGAGCAGGTGGGAGCTTTGAAGGAAGAGAATAGAAAATTGAAAGGGAAATAAATAAAAGAGAAACTGTATGTTTCTCTTTTATTACCATTATCATCAATTTTTAAATTTGATAGAATTTATTAATCTACTCTTCATTATTCTCTTGTTCCTGGTCTTTTAAATACCAAAACTCGAATTGTTTTAGCAAATTTTTATCTGTTTGCCCGAATTTTGTACCAAAAAACTCTACATCCAATTGTAATAGTTCGTCAGAATAATTTTGCATTATTTTATTAAACAATAAATCCTTATCTATACTTTCGCATAATTCATTATATCCATGTAATTCTAAATCTGATCGATATCTTTTAGGCTCTTTTGTTGTGTGTATATCTAATGTATAAAGCCTAATAAATTCGATGATTTTTTCAGAATTATCTGAAAATAATTGCTCAAAATATGCACTTTGCTGCTCAGGGTCCTCAATCTTCCAACTTCGAAAAAATGAATGATAATAATCTGGATATTTTTCATGCAAAGGTATGCCATCAGCATAATACAGAGCTTTTTTACGAATAAAGTTAAAAAGTTCATTTCTTTCTTCATCAATTAATAAATAAGTACCCTTAACTTCATCCGGTTCAGTACTTATATATAATTGCATAGCAAAATCAACAGAAGATGTATTAGTAATTATCTCTTTGTATTTATTAAATACCTCGGATTTATTTTCATTATCTTCAAGCAAACTTCTTATTATCATTGCTGATTGACTTTGTGGATTGTATACAAATGAAAAAAAGCCATCTTCCTCAATAATTTCTTCATTTATTTCAAGATTTTTGACAGCAATGATATCAATTAGCTTATTCTTTTCTTCCCAAGACAAATCACCTATAATACTTCTTAATTTAATAACAACATTTTTAAAAGTACCAATTTTTACTAAATGAAGAAAATTTGATTGAGCATTTTCAAGATCATTATTTTCCACATATTCTAAAAATCGATTGAATTCAACATCAGAAAACTGATCTTTTAAGACACAATAAGCAAAATATCTATTGAAGTATCTACTCGAAGAAATCCTCTTATGTTTATAAGCTATTTGCTCTATATCGTCGATAAATGAATTATCTAGCACCTCAGCAACGGAAGGAAATAATTCAGATAAAAAACCCTTTACAAGTATCTTTTCATTTTCATTAAAAGAATTTAGCATCTCATCAAGAATCTTTTTCATATCAGCTTTATCAGTTTCTCCAAAACTATTAAACGATAATGAATAAGTACGTGCAAAAAATTGTTGATTTTGGTTAATAATTTTATAAATATCAGGATAAATTATTTTTACTGCTTCAATTAACAAAAGATCTACAATATTAATCTCATCTTTTAATAAGGGTATTGAAAATGAAATACTATTTCCATATCTGACTGCATAACGCGGAGTCTTGATTTTTGGTAATATATAAGTTTCAAATACATTTATATACCTCCGCATCTCACTATCAGAAAGTTTAATATCATTTTCAATCAATACTTTTTCGATAATACTCAATGAATACTCCTGTAAATCAGACGACTGAGGCTTAGGGATTTTTAATGGTACTTGAATTATCTTTTCTAAAAAATTTTCTCCTGCTTGTTTATTCTCTTGACCAAACCTTTCATTAATTGCATTGGCTACCATGTTATCATCAAAAGATAATATATAAAATGTATTATGAAAATCTGCATTAATTTTAACTAATCGAATGAGGGAATAAATTTCATTTTTATCCAAACGATCTATATCATCAATAATAATAACGATCTTTTTTTCACTTTCCTTGATAAAAGAATTAACTCGTATTTTCAAATCTTCAAGATCAACATCGGCTAATCCTTTTCCAGCTCCAGAAAAATCAAATCCCAAAACACTAGTTAAAGAACCATATTTTTCAACAAATTTCCCAAGTTTTTCTGAATTTGTTGAAAGTTCCTGGTCAAGTGATTTGGAAATTGATATAAAAAAACTTTTAAGTAACAACTCTTCATCTTTATAACGCCAAGGATTAAATTTTATAATAATAATATTGTCAGAATGACTTAACTCTCCTTCAATAAAATTTAAAATTGATGATTTTCCATCTCCCCAAGCTCCATAAATTCCTATAACAAGACCATCGTCGCTTCCTCTATGAATAATTGTTTCTGCTATCCTTTTAGAGAACTGATATCTTTGAAACCTATCTTCTTCCCTTTTTTCTACAGGTCTATCTGATGAATAAACATTTTGCATAGTATTCTCTTTAATAGTTTTTAATAATCAAATATAAAAAAGAGAAACCTTACGATTTCTCTTTTTTATATTTTATCCAAATTTCTTTTTCCTTAACCAGAAGAACAGTCCTCCGATAAGGCCGATAATAGCCAGTGGAAGCAGTAAATTGATCCACTGCCAGGTCGATTTCTCTTCAGTAATTCTTTGCCTGTCGAGAAGTCTTTCTTCAATGTTTCTGTTTCTCAGTTCCATCAGATTGCTGTCATCCAAAAGATAATCCAATGCATTTCTCAGGAACTGTTCGTTTCCAAACTGTTCGTTCGTTAACAGATCTACCCCTAATGGAAGTGGTTTTCCTTTGATTACTTTATTTCTACCCACATCACCGTCTGCAATCACAATCATTTTGTTTTCCGGGCTGGATGTTTTGAATCCAGGGTACGATTTTCTTTCAATTCTTGATGCATAGGCAGAGTTGAATTTTCCTTCCAAGGCTACAGCGAAGATCTTCGGTGTACTTGGCTTTTCCATTTGTCCAAGACTGTCTACACTTGCAATTTCTTTCAGATCCACATAATTCGGAACCTGTTTCAATAAAGTTCTTTCACTGGATTCGAAAAGGACTTTTGTTTTGATATTCTTTCTTCCTCCTAAAGTATCAATAGAAGTCGGGAATTCAAATTTTACAGGGTTGATATTCTTGGTGACCGGATTATTATTTTCGGCAATTCCAAGTGGATAATAAGGCCAAGGTAAGCTTGTGTACTGAGGGTTTCCACTCACCTCTCCTGTAACCAGTCTTAACAGGGCAAACTTTTTCACGTCTTTTACCAACGCAGGATTGATTCTCAGCCCGTAATTGAAAAAGAAGTCTGTCATATTGATATCGACAGGGAAAGGCATTACTTTTTTGGATCTTGTCAGCGTATCCATTTCAGCATTTACAGCATCAATCATCCAAAGGGTTTTCCCTCCGTTCATGATGTACTGATCCAGAATTACTTTTTCATTATCTGTAAAAGCTTTTCTTGGTTTTGCAATCACCAAAGCACTCATCTGCTTTAATAGCGGAACATCTTCCAGTGAAAGTTCAGTCTGATTTTTAGGAATGATAGGTCCTGCATCATAGTTTTCCATTGCCAATTGTACAAATCCCTGGAATTCATCCGGATTCAATTCATCGTGGTTGACAAGAATCCCGATTTTCTTTCTCTTGGCAGCTACAATATTTTTAATGTTGGAAACAAGATTGTACTCCAGTCCTTCAATCGATCTTGTCAGCTGCTGATCGGCATCAATTCCGGCCTGCTGAACCACTAAAGGAATAGAAACCCCGTCATTTCCATATTTAATCACAGCGTAAGGGAAAAGCGTGATCTGTGAGATTTTCCCGTCTTTTACATCCGGAAGAATAGACGGCTGCATTCCCATAGCCATCAAAGTGTCCTGAGACATTTTTGTTTTAATCGGATCGATAAATTTAAAATCAATCTTCGGATTAATTTTTCTGAATTCTTCCAGCATGAATTTCGTTTCGCTTTGCAGCTGTTTGAAACTTGCCGGAAAGTCACCTTCCAGATACACTTCTACCGTCAGAGGCTTTTTAACAGACTCCAGTACTTTGATGGTGTTATCAGAAAGGGTATATCTTTTTTCTTTTGTTAAGTCTAATCTGATTCCCGAATAGGTCAGGATAATAACCAAAGGAACAATTGCAATTAAGAAAATTCCCAGTGGAGATTTAGCATTGAACTTCTTCATGATTCTACTTCTTTTTGTTAATAAAATGATTAGCCAATACTAATGAAGCGCCGATGACAAGTACAAAATACGCCACATCTTTAACATCAATAAGTCCTCTTGTGAAGCCTAAGAAATGCTGATAGAAGCCAATATTCTGAAGGATAAAATCTGCACCTCCCAATAGTTTATAACTTGCCAGCTGTTCGATCCCAAAATACATAATGAAACACATGAAAACACCCAGCAGATAAGCCATAATCTGATTCTGAGAGAGAGAGGAAGCAAGAATTCCCACTGCTGAAAATGCTGCGATTAAGATTATCAGTCCGATATAGCTTCCAAAGGTCATTCCCAGGTCAATATTTCCTGCAGGAACTCCCAAAACATATACCGTATAAAGATAAATTAATGATGGAATAAGACATAAAATTCCTACAATCCATACGGAAAGGAATTTACCTGTCACCAGTTCTGAAACTTTTAACGGCTGTGAAAAAAGCCAGTTCAATGTTCCGGTTTGCTGTTCTTCCGCAAAAGTTTTCATAGAAAGGGCCGGGATGATAAACATCAACAGCCATGGAACTAATACGAAATAGCTCTGCAATGAGGCCATTCCAATCTCAAAAATATTAGAATCGTTGTCGAAAAAGAACAGAAAAAGAGTCGCTATCAAACTGAAAGCGGCAATAATCACCCATGCACTCCAGTTTCCAAAGTAACTCCAAAGTTCTTTCTTTAAAATTGCAATCATAGTTTTTTTATAAGATATAGAAGGGATGAATATATTCGGACATGCACCCTACTCTACAATTATTTGTTTTTTTTATTTTTATTAACCAGTTTCACTGTCATCATAATCAGAAATACAAGAACGAAAAATCCTGCAATTAATTGCCACCAGTATTCGATCACCATTGATTTTAAAATAACGGTAAATACGACCAGAAACAGAATGAACGTTGCAATTTCATTGGCCTGTCTCAGTTTGATATTGGCAATGGGCAGTGTACTTCCATTCAGAACTTTTAAATGAAGGACTTTTTTCCAGCACCAGTAATGGTAGATGGCAAGCCCGATCAGGAAGGTTAGTTTTAAATGAAACCATCCCATCTTCATTAATCCCGGGTTTAAAAAGATCATCACCAATCCGCAGACCGCCATGATTACCCCGGCAGGAACTGTGATAATGTTCCACAGCCTTCTGGCCATAAAAGTGTACTGCTCTCTCAGAATTTTCTTTTTTTCTTCAGAAAATTCATCGGTATCTTTATAGTAAACGAAAATCCTCACGAGGTAAAAAATTCCCGCAAAGTAGCTTACCATAAAAATAATGTGCAGCGCTTTGATTATTGTGTAAAGCATTCAGAAAAAATTAACAGCAAAGATAAGCTTATTATATAATTGTTAAAAATAAATTTCTTTTGATCAGGAAAATATAAGTAAAATAGATTTTATATAAAAAATAGTTCGGCTCGGGGCAGCAAAGCTGCCCGAGCCGAACATTATATTTTTATTGTGGTAGCCACTTCAATAATTAAGAGATCACTCCTAATTCTTTTCCAACCTTTTCAAAAGCAGCAATCGCTTTATCCAGATGTTCTTTGGTATGAGCCGCAGATAATTGTACTCTGATTCTTGCTTTTCCTTTCGGTACCACAGGATAGAAGAACCCGATGACGTAGATGCCTTCATCCATAAGCTTTTCTGCCATTTTTTGAGAAAGCGGAGCATCGTAAAGCATTACCGGAACAATAGCAGCATCCCCATCAGGAATGTCAAAGCCTTTCGCTTTCATTTCCGTTCTGAAATATTCTGCATTTTCCATTACTTTATCACGAAGAGAGGTATCATCTGAAATCATATCCAATACTCTTAATGCAGCTCCTACGATACCAGGTGCTAAAGAGTTCGAGAATAAATAAGGTCTTGAACGCTGTCTCAGCATATCAATGATCTCTTTTTTACCGGAAGTAAATCCTCCCAAAGCACCACCTAAAGCTTTTCCTAAAGTAGAAGTAATAATATCTACTCTACCCATTACTTCATTCGCTTCGTGAGTTCCACGGCCTGTTTTTCCGATGAAACCTGTTGCGTGAGAATCATCTACCATTACCAAGGCATCATATTTATCGGCAAGATCACAAACTCCTTTTAAATCTGCAACAATACCGTCCATTGAGAATACTCCGTCTGTAACGATGATTTTAAAACGGTGGTTCTTCTCAGAAGCTGCAATCAGCTGAGCTTCCAGATCCTCCATATTATTATTTTTATATCTGTATCTCGCTGCTTTACACAAACGAACACCATCAATGATTGATGCGTGGTTCAGTTCATCTGAAATAATAGCATCTTCTTCTGTAAACAGGGGTTCAAAAACACCTCCGTTGGCATCAAATGCTGCAGCGTAAAGGATGGTATCTTCAAGACCTAAGAAATCAGCAATCTTTTTCTCCAAATCTTTGTGAATATCCTGTGTTCCGCAGATAAAACGTACAGAAGACATTCCGTATCCGTGAGATTGGATCATATCCTGCGAAGCTTTCATTACTTCCGGATGGTTGGATAATCCCAGATAATTATTGGCACAGAAGTTCAAAAGCTTTTTTCCGTTAGCTTCTATTTCTGCACTCTGCTGAGAAGTGATGATTCTTTCTCTTTTGTAAAGTCCGTCATTCTCAATATTCTGAAGTTCGTTCTGTAAATGTTGAAGGTATTTTTCAGAGATCATTTTTAGTAATTTTTTAGATGTGCTAATTTACTAAAAAGGCAGTAAAATAAAACCTTTTATCAGTTTAATTCTAAAAAATTGAAAAGGCTTTCACTTTTAACATTATTAGTCTACAAATTTAGTAGGATAATATTTATATTTGTTTAAAATTTTAATGCATGAGATTAAAGCCGGTACAAAAAATAAAGACGATCAGTTCAGGAACCTTTATCAATAACCACATGAAGCCGGGAATTCCGGTTATTATTGAGGACTTTGTGCATCCGGAAAGTCCAGCTTTTAAAAAGTGGAATTATGAGTATTTCAAAGAGATTGCAGGAGATCATAAAGTTAACATCTACGGAAGTGAGCTTGATTCCCTGGACAGAGTGGCCAGTGATCCTATTGCACAGACTACATTTTCAGAATATCTGGATCTCATCCAATCTGCTCCCACCGAACACAGGCTTTTCTTATTTAATTTACTGAAAATAAAACCTGAATTGAAGAATGACCTCATCTACAATGATGTAACGAATGGTAAAATACTGAAATGGCTGCCCTTTATGTTTTTTGGAGGAGAAGGTTCTGTCACCAGAAATCATATTGATATTGACATGTCCCATGTTTTTATCACACAGTTTCAGGGAAACAAGAGAATCTGGCTCTTCCCGTGGGAACAGTCTGATTTTATGTATAAGCTGCCCTACAATTTCCATAGTCTGGCTCAGATTAAAAATCCTGATTACAAAAAATATCCGGCCCTTCTTTATTTAAATGGCTATGAAGCTATCATTCGTCCTGGTGAAACCCTTTATATTCCTTCCGGCTGGTGGCATTATATTCAATATGATACGGAAGGTTATTCGATATCA
Encoded here:
- a CDS encoding helix-turn-helix domain-containing protein produces the protein MEKLKNLRKQRGYTQEYMSKIISTDVSNYSRKENDEVRIYDDEWEKLAKALDVPVEEIKEEKPSRVVNNDNLTFNDQSANNNFNQYYNIPNSIVENLQSYIKVLEEQVGALKEENRKLKGK
- a CDS encoding P-loop NTPase fold protein; protein product: MQNVYSSDRPVEKREEDRFQRYQFSKRIAETIIHRGSDDGLVIGIYGAWGDGKSSILNFIEGELSHSDNIIIIKFNPWRYKDEELLLKSFFISISKSLDQELSTNSEKLGKFVEKYGSLTSVLGFDFSGAGKGLADVDLEDLKIRVNSFIKESEKKIVIIIDDIDRLDKNEIYSLIRLVKINADFHNTFYILSFDDNMVANAINERFGQENKQAGENFLEKIIQVPLKIPKPQSSDLQEYSLSIIEKVLIENDIKLSDSEMRRYINVFETYILPKIKTPRYAVRYGNSISFSIPLLKDEINIVDLLLIEAVKIIYPDIYKIINQNQQFFARTYSLSFNSFGETDKADMKKILDEMLNSFNENEKILVKGFLSELFPSVAEVLDNSFIDDIEQIAYKHKRISSSRYFNRYFAYCVLKDQFSDVEFNRFLEYVENNDLENAQSNFLHLVKIGTFKNVVIKLRSIIGDLSWEEKNKLIDIIAVKNLEINEEIIEEDGFFSFVYNPQSQSAMIIRSLLEDNENKSEVFNKYKEIITNTSSVDFAMQLYISTEPDEVKGTYLLIDEERNELFNFIRKKALYYADGIPLHEKYPDYYHSFFRSWKIEDPEQQSAYFEQLFSDNSEKIIEFIRLYTLDIHTTKEPKRYRSDLELHGYNELCESIDKDLLFNKIMQNYSDELLQLDVEFFGTKFGQTDKNLLKQFEFWYLKDQEQENNEE
- the gldG gene encoding gliding motility-associated ABC transporter substrate-binding protein GldG: MKKFNAKSPLGIFLIAIVPLVIILTYSGIRLDLTKEKRYTLSDNTIKVLESVKKPLTVEVYLEGDFPASFKQLQSETKFMLEEFRKINPKIDFKFIDPIKTKMSQDTLMAMGMQPSILPDVKDGKISQITLFPYAVIKYGNDGVSIPLVVQQAGIDADQQLTRSIEGLEYNLVSNIKNIVAAKRKKIGILVNHDELNPDEFQGFVQLAMENYDAGPIIPKNQTELSLEDVPLLKQMSALVIAKPRKAFTDNEKVILDQYIMNGGKTLWMIDAVNAEMDTLTRSKKVMPFPVDINMTDFFFNYGLRINPALVKDVKKFALLRLVTGEVSGNPQYTSLPWPYYPLGIAENNNPVTKNINPVKFEFPTSIDTLGGRKNIKTKVLFESSERTLLKQVPNYVDLKEIASVDSLGQMEKPSTPKIFAVALEGKFNSAYASRIERKSYPGFKTSSPENKMIVIADGDVGRNKVIKGKPLPLGVDLLTNEQFGNEQFLRNALDYLLDDSNLMELRNRNIEERLLDRQRITEEKSTWQWINLLLPLAIIGLIGGLFFWLRKKKFG
- a CDS encoding ABC transporter permease, producing MIAILKKELWSYFGNWSAWVIIAAFSLIATLFLFFFDNDSNIFEIGMASLQSYFVLVPWLLMFIIPALSMKTFAEEQQTGTLNWLFSQPLKVSELVTGKFLSVWIVGILCLIPSLIYLYTVYVLGVPAGNIDLGMTFGSYIGLIILIAAFSAVGILASSLSQNQIMAYLLGVFMCFIMYFGIEQLASYKLLGGADFILQNIGFYQHFLGFTRGLIDVKDVAYFVLVIGASLVLANHFINKKK
- a CDS encoding CopD family protein, which translates into the protein MLYTIIKALHIIFMVSYFAGIFYLVRIFVYYKDTDEFSEEKKKILREQYTFMARRLWNIITVPAGVIMAVCGLVMIFLNPGLMKMGWFHLKLTFLIGLAIYHYWCWKKVLHLKVLNGSTLPIANIKLRQANEIATFILFLVVFTVILKSMVIEYWWQLIAGFFVLVFLIMMTVKLVNKNKKNK
- the kbl gene encoding glycine C-acetyltransferase — translated: MISEKYLQHLQNELQNIENDGLYKRERIITSQQSAEIEANGKKLLNFCANNYLGLSNHPEVMKASQDMIQSHGYGMSSVRFICGTQDIHKDLEKKIADFLGLEDTILYAAAFDANGGVFEPLFTEEDAIISDELNHASIIDGVRLCKAARYRYKNNNMEDLEAQLIAASEKNHRFKIIVTDGVFSMDGIVADLKGVCDLADKYDALVMVDDSHATGFIGKTGRGTHEANEVMGRVDIITSTLGKALGGALGGFTSGKKEIIDMLRQRSRPYLFSNSLAPGIVGAALRVLDMISDDTSLRDKVMENAEYFRTEMKAKGFDIPDGDAAIVPVMLYDAPLSQKMAEKLMDEGIYVIGFFYPVVPKGKARIRVQLSAAHTKEHLDKAIAAFEKVGKELGVIS
- a CDS encoding cupin-like domain-containing protein; protein product: MRLKPVQKIKTISSGTFINNHMKPGIPVIIEDFVHPESPAFKKWNYEYFKEIAGDHKVNIYGSELDSLDRVASDPIAQTTFSEYLDLIQSAPTEHRLFLFNLLKIKPELKNDLIYNDVTNGKILKWLPFMFFGGEGSVTRNHIDIDMSHVFITQFQGNKRIWLFPWEQSDFMYKLPYNFHSLAQIKNPDYKKYPALLYLNGYEAIIRPGETLYIPSGWWHYIQYDTEGYSISVRALPSSPLEKWRGFKNLVITRHFDNLMRKIFKEKWFEYKVKTARKRGARAARKQRSFQI